One Lutra lutra chromosome 18, mLutLut1.2, whole genome shotgun sequence genomic window carries:
- the TMEM130 gene encoding transmembrane protein 130 isoform X1, translated as MAPAFRPILSRVLWLACLLPLAPARVAAGLYELHLTTDGPATTGAEVTITASLVASDNGSLVLPTNTRLYHFHWIHTPLLLTGKTDEAFSSTIRAVGTVPGEFPVSVWVTAANCWTCPPVARSLLVLPITELLVGNLVVTQNTSLPWPSSYLTKTVLKVSFLLHDPSNFFKTASFLYNWDFGDGTQMVTKDAMVYYNYSIIGTFTVKLKVVAEWEQATQNAGKGIMQKTGDFSASLKLQETLQGIQVLGPTLIQTFQKMTVTLNFLGSPPLTVCWRLKPECLPLEEGECHPVSVASTAYNLTHTFRDPGDYCFSIRAENIISKTHQYHRIQVWPSSIQPAVFAFPCATLITMMLAFIMYMTLRNAAHQKDMVEVADFDFSPMSDKNPEPPAGVRCCCQMCCGPFLLETPSEYLEVVRENHGLLPPLYKSVKTYTV; from the exons GGCTGTATGAACTGCACCTCACCACTGATGGCCCTGCCACCACAGGGGCAGAGGTGACGATCACAGCTAGCCTGGTGGCCAGTGACAATGGCAGCCTGGTCCTGCCCACCAACACCCGCCTCTACCACTTCCACTGGATCCATACCCCACTGCTGCTCACAGGGAAGACCGATGAGGCTTTCAGCTCCACCATCCGTGCCGTGGGGACCGTGCCCGGGGAATTCCCCGTCTCCGTCTGGGTCACCGCTGCCAACTGCTGGACATGCCCGCCTGTGGCCAGGAGCCTCCTCGTCCTCCCCATCACAG AGCTCCTTGTGGGTAACCTCGTTGTCACCCAGAACACCTCCCTGCCCTGGCCCAGCTCTTACCTCACCAAGACAGTCCTTaaagtttccttccttctccatgaCCCGAGCAACTTCTTCAAGACGGCCTCATTTCTCTACAACTGGGACTTCGGAGACGG CACCCAGATGGTGACTAAAGACGCTATGGTCTATTACAACTATTCCATCATCGGAACCTTCACTGTGAAGCTCAAGGTGGTGGCTGAGTGGGAACAGGCAACGCAGAATGCCGGGAAGGGCATCATGCAGAAGACAGGCGACTTCTCTGCCTCGCTGAAGCTGCAGG AAACTCTTCAAGGCATCCAGGTCTTggggcccaccctaatccagaCCTTTCAAAAGATGACAGTGACCTTGAACTTCCTGGGGAG CCCCCCTCTGACCGTGTGCTGGCGTCTCAAGCCTGAGTGCCTGCCGCTGGAGGAAGGGGAATGCCACCCCGTGTCGGTGGCCAGCACGGCCTACAACTTGACCCACACCTTCAGGGATCCCGGGGACTACTGCTTCAGCATCCGGGCTGAGAACATCATCAGCAAGACACACCAGTACCATAGGATCCAGGTGTGGCCCTCCA GCATCCAGCCGGCCGTCTTTGCCTTCCCGTGCGCCACGCTGATCACCATGATGCTTGCCTTCATCATGTACATGACCCTACGGAATGCCGCTCACCAGAAGGACATGGTAGAG GTGGCTGATTTTGACTTTTCCCCCATGTCTGACAAGAACCCGGAGCCTCCCGCTGGGGTCCGCTGCTGCTGCCAGATGTGCTGCGGGCCCTTCTTGCTGGAGACTCCCTCGGAGTACCTGGAAGTTGTCCGCGAGAACCACGGGCTGCTGCCGCCCCTCTACAAATCCGTCAAAACGTACACCGTGTGA
- the TMEM130 gene encoding transmembrane protein 130 isoform X2: MAPAFRPILSRVLWLACLLPLAPARVAAGLYELHLTTDGPATTGAEVTITASLVASDNGSLVLPTNTRLYHFHWIHTPLLLTGKTDEAFSSTIRAVGTVPGEFPVSVWVTAANCWTCPPVARSLLVLPITELLVGNLVVTQNTSLPWPSSYLTKTVLKVSFLLHDPSNFFKTASFLYNWDFGDGTQMVTKDAMVYYNYSIIGTFTVKLKVVAEWEQATQNAGKGIMQKTGDFSASLKLQETLQGIQVLGPTLIQTFQKMTVTLNFLGSPPLTVCWRLKPECLPLEEGECHPVSVASTAYNLTHTFRDPGDYCFSIRAENIISKTHQYHRIQVWPSSIQPAVFAFPCATLITMMLAFIMYMTLRNAAHQKDMVENPEPPAGVRCCCQMCCGPFLLETPSEYLEVVRENHGLLPPLYKSVKTYTV, encoded by the exons GGCTGTATGAACTGCACCTCACCACTGATGGCCCTGCCACCACAGGGGCAGAGGTGACGATCACAGCTAGCCTGGTGGCCAGTGACAATGGCAGCCTGGTCCTGCCCACCAACACCCGCCTCTACCACTTCCACTGGATCCATACCCCACTGCTGCTCACAGGGAAGACCGATGAGGCTTTCAGCTCCACCATCCGTGCCGTGGGGACCGTGCCCGGGGAATTCCCCGTCTCCGTCTGGGTCACCGCTGCCAACTGCTGGACATGCCCGCCTGTGGCCAGGAGCCTCCTCGTCCTCCCCATCACAG AGCTCCTTGTGGGTAACCTCGTTGTCACCCAGAACACCTCCCTGCCCTGGCCCAGCTCTTACCTCACCAAGACAGTCCTTaaagtttccttccttctccatgaCCCGAGCAACTTCTTCAAGACGGCCTCATTTCTCTACAACTGGGACTTCGGAGACGG CACCCAGATGGTGACTAAAGACGCTATGGTCTATTACAACTATTCCATCATCGGAACCTTCACTGTGAAGCTCAAGGTGGTGGCTGAGTGGGAACAGGCAACGCAGAATGCCGGGAAGGGCATCATGCAGAAGACAGGCGACTTCTCTGCCTCGCTGAAGCTGCAGG AAACTCTTCAAGGCATCCAGGTCTTggggcccaccctaatccagaCCTTTCAAAAGATGACAGTGACCTTGAACTTCCTGGGGAG CCCCCCTCTGACCGTGTGCTGGCGTCTCAAGCCTGAGTGCCTGCCGCTGGAGGAAGGGGAATGCCACCCCGTGTCGGTGGCCAGCACGGCCTACAACTTGACCCACACCTTCAGGGATCCCGGGGACTACTGCTTCAGCATCCGGGCTGAGAACATCATCAGCAAGACACACCAGTACCATAGGATCCAGGTGTGGCCCTCCA GCATCCAGCCGGCCGTCTTTGCCTTCCCGTGCGCCACGCTGATCACCATGATGCTTGCCTTCATCATGTACATGACCCTACGGAATGCCGCTCACCAGAAGGACATGGTAGAG AACCCGGAGCCTCCCGCTGGGGTCCGCTGCTGCTGCCAGATGTGCTGCGGGCCCTTCTTGCTGGAGACTCCCTCGGAGTACCTGGAAGTTGTCCGCGAGAACCACGGGCTGCTGCCGCCCCTCTACAAATCCGTCAAAACGTACACCGTGTGA